One genomic segment of Nonomuraea coxensis DSM 45129 includes these proteins:
- a CDS encoding thymidine kinase: MTQSSALSPVPSGARDAVLKFYFGPMDCGKSTLALQMNYNHARQGRRGLVLTKHDRSGGPRVTSRIGLGQEAVEVEDGLDLVRLVTSYDRVDYLICDEACFYSVEQIEQLAGLVDEHGVDVYAFGLASDFRSVMFPAAQRLFELADEVCRLQVEVLCWCGRPGQLNARVVGGTMARTGEQVVIGDTDDSPVRYQVLCRRHHRSGRLGEGSPTDRAGRLGEGSPTDRAGRRDEGSPADRAGQRGDGDVLAPVVQTAQ, translated from the coding sequence GTGACCCAATCGTCTGCCTTGTCGCCGGTGCCGTCCGGGGCGCGGGATGCCGTGCTGAAGTTCTACTTCGGACCCATGGACTGCGGGAAGTCCACGCTCGCGCTTCAGATGAACTACAACCACGCGAGACAGGGCCGGCGGGGCCTGGTGCTCACCAAGCACGACCGCTCGGGCGGGCCGCGGGTGACCAGCCGCATCGGGCTCGGGCAGGAGGCCGTCGAGGTCGAGGACGGCCTCGACCTCGTCCGGCTGGTCACCTCGTACGACCGCGTCGACTACCTCATCTGCGACGAGGCGTGCTTCTACAGCGTCGAGCAGATCGAGCAGCTCGCCGGCCTGGTGGACGAGCACGGCGTGGACGTCTACGCCTTCGGCCTCGCCTCCGACTTCCGTTCGGTGATGTTCCCGGCCGCGCAGCGGCTCTTCGAGCTGGCCGACGAGGTGTGCCGGCTGCAGGTCGAGGTGCTGTGCTGGTGCGGGCGGCCCGGCCAGCTCAACGCGCGGGTGGTGGGCGGCACGATGGCGAGGACCGGGGAGCAGGTGGTCATCGGCGACACCGACGACTCACCGGTCCGCTACCAGGTGCTCTGCCGCCGCCACCACCGGTCCGGCCGCCTCGGCGAGGGCTCCCCCACCGACCGGGCCGGCCGCCTCGGCGAGGGCTCCCCCACCGACCGGGCCGGCCGCCGCGACGAGGGCTCCCCCGCCGACCGGGCCGGTCAGCGCGGCGACGGTGACGTGCTCGCGCCGGTCGTTCAGACGGCGCAGTAG
- a CDS encoding polysaccharide deacetylase family protein has protein sequence MRPRSALEAPRPARVAPACVALALVAAACAPGGGAGSGRSGDTAAPTGSTGPDGSVPRSSASPSPQGPPGAVPRAGEVRPVPASALPPVISSIPTRRRVVFLTIDDGWEQDPGLVRQVRDQRIPLTVFAMRDAVEAKGTPDQAGGTARYVGAGKWDYFRELRDAGAPVENHTLTHPDLRTLPYEAQRREICGASRLIGKELGVRPALFRPPYGSYGTDTLRAAKSCGVSAVLLWTATVQPGGKIAYQVPDKRLRPGDILLLHFRPNLARDFRVLVAKIKRRGYELGNLQAYLDAALAR, from the coding sequence GTGCGTCCAAGATCCGCGCTCGAAGCGCCCCGGCCCGCCCGCGTCGCGCCCGCCTGTGTGGCGCTCGCGCTGGTGGCCGCCGCCTGCGCGCCGGGTGGCGGCGCCGGGTCCGGCCGGTCCGGCGACACCGCCGCGCCCACCGGATCCACCGGACCCGACGGGTCCGTGCCGCGGTCGTCCGCCTCCCCGAGCCCTCAGGGCCCGCCGGGCGCGGTCCCCCGCGCGGGCGAGGTACGCCCCGTCCCCGCCTCCGCGCTCCCCCCGGTGATCAGCTCGATCCCCACCAGGCGCAGGGTCGTCTTCCTCACCATCGACGACGGCTGGGAGCAGGACCCCGGCCTCGTCCGCCAGGTACGCGACCAGCGCATCCCCCTCACCGTCTTCGCGATGCGCGACGCCGTGGAGGCGAAGGGCACCCCCGACCAGGCGGGCGGCACGGCCCGCTACGTCGGCGCCGGCAAGTGGGACTACTTCCGTGAGCTGCGCGACGCCGGCGCCCCCGTCGAGAACCACACCCTCACCCATCCCGACCTCCGCACCCTCCCGTACGAGGCACAGCGCCGCGAGATCTGCGGCGCCTCCCGCCTGATCGGGAAGGAGCTGGGGGTTCGCCCGGCCCTGTTCCGCCCGCCGTACGGCTCCTACGGCACCGACACCCTGCGGGCCGCGAAGAGCTGCGGCGTGTCCGCCGTGCTGCTCTGGACCGCCACCGTCCAGCCCGGCGGCAAGATCGCCTACCAGGTGCCGGACAAGCGGCTGCGTCCCGGCGACATCCTCCTCCTGCACTTCCGTCCCAACCTGGCGCGCGACTTCCGCGTCCTGGTCGCCAAGATCAAGCGCCGCGGCTACGAGCTGGGCAACCTCCAGGCGTACCTGGACGCCGCCCTGGCCCGCTGA
- a CDS encoding DsbA family oxidoreductase, whose protein sequence is MKVEIFSDVACPWCYIGHARFLASAERFRAKGGTIEVTMRPFQLNPDASPEGERMIPMLERKFGPNATQMVRRVIDVAAADGLTLDYDKGVSANTFEAHRLIELATRQGRGGEMAERLFRAHFAEGRNVADPAVLAELAAETGVEDTGEGAEEVREQIARARALGITGVPLFLFEGKFAVSGAQPAEAFDAAIDEVAERTGQQPITPLAAPADGCDDDGYCAV, encoded by the coding sequence GTGAAAGTGGAAATATTCTCCGATGTCGCGTGTCCCTGGTGTTACATCGGGCATGCCAGGTTCCTCGCGTCGGCCGAGCGGTTCCGGGCCAAGGGCGGCACGATCGAGGTGACGATGCGCCCGTTCCAGCTCAATCCGGACGCCTCGCCGGAGGGCGAGCGGATGATCCCGATGCTGGAGCGCAAGTTCGGGCCGAACGCCACTCAGATGGTGCGCCGGGTGATCGACGTGGCCGCCGCCGACGGCCTGACCCTTGACTACGACAAGGGCGTGAGCGCGAACACGTTCGAGGCGCACCGCCTCATCGAGCTGGCCACCCGGCAGGGGCGCGGCGGCGAGATGGCCGAGCGGTTGTTCCGCGCGCACTTCGCCGAGGGACGCAACGTCGCCGATCCCGCGGTGCTCGCCGAGCTGGCCGCCGAGACCGGCGTCGAGGACACCGGGGAGGGCGCCGAGGAGGTACGCGAGCAGATCGCGCGGGCGCGGGCGCTCGGCATCACCGGCGTGCCGCTGTTCCTGTTCGAGGGCAAGTTCGCGGTGTCGGGCGCGCAGCCGGCGGAGGCGTTCGACGCCGCCATCGACGAGGTGGCCGAGCGCACCGGGCAGCAGCCGATCACCCCGCTGGCCGCCCCGGCGGACGGCTGCGACGACGACGGCTACTGCGCCGTCTGA
- a CDS encoding hydantoinase B/oxoprolinase family protein: MTDPILVEIVEGTLASVEKEVETAIARTARSPMIRDAHDFRAGIHDARLRKLTGRSYSALVQPVVRDFPIETMRPGDVYFHNDVYLSEGGIGHLPDLCVTVPVFHDGEVVAFVQAFGHHDDIGGSVPGSMPSHARSVFEEGLMVPPIKLWDQGVPNEAALRIMTRNSRMPDSLAGDLDAECSACLMGARRLGELFERYGREAVQECFDAIIGKTTETFRRELLSKIPEGTYVWEDYAEHDGVDEPRLHAQRITLSVDHAAEAPLTIDFTGTSPQAKGPINHAGDYADGVFLKKWLAPILRNLADTPERMAELDVNEGVVPLIKMIFPEKGTLLTPVFPAPTNARTFVILRLLGVLAGVLAKATGGRMPADQETIRYTGVYGTDTDGRPYLMREVLGGGSGGRWYADGEDTIHVVPDSRNIPVEFAEARWPFRVERLGLACDSGGPGMFRGGLGYDKHIRVLRDASYMSIADRSILSCWGVNGGLAGRPFRVEVNGKEMDGLVDDFPVHAGEIIRIRTTGGGGWGSPYDRDPRAVAADVRDGKVSIAGALGDYGVVLDGDRIDERGTAELRATLRPPSNRFFDRGPGYARLSGGRAQADVDEL, from the coding sequence GTGACTGATCCCATCCTCGTCGAGATCGTCGAGGGCACGCTCGCGTCGGTCGAGAAGGAGGTCGAGACCGCGATCGCGCGCACCGCCCGCTCGCCGATGATCCGCGACGCGCACGACTTCCGCGCCGGCATCCACGACGCCCGCCTGCGCAAGCTGACCGGCCGCTCCTACAGCGCGCTGGTCCAGCCGGTCGTGCGCGACTTCCCGATCGAGACGATGCGGCCCGGCGACGTCTACTTCCACAACGACGTCTACCTGTCCGAGGGCGGCATCGGCCACCTGCCCGACCTGTGCGTCACCGTGCCGGTCTTCCACGACGGCGAGGTGGTGGCGTTCGTGCAGGCGTTCGGCCACCACGACGACATCGGCGGCAGCGTGCCGGGGTCGATGCCCTCGCACGCGCGCTCGGTGTTCGAGGAGGGCCTGATGGTCCCGCCGATCAAGCTGTGGGACCAGGGCGTGCCGAACGAGGCCGCGCTGCGCATCATGACCCGCAACTCGCGCATGCCCGACTCGCTGGCCGGCGACCTCGACGCCGAGTGCTCCGCCTGCCTGATGGGCGCGCGGCGGCTGGGCGAGCTGTTCGAGCGCTACGGCCGTGAGGCGGTCCAGGAGTGCTTCGACGCCATCATCGGCAAGACCACCGAGACCTTCCGCCGCGAGCTGCTGTCGAAGATCCCCGAGGGCACGTACGTGTGGGAGGACTACGCCGAGCACGACGGCGTGGACGAGCCCCGCCTGCACGCCCAGCGCATCACGCTGTCGGTGGACCACGCGGCCGAGGCGCCGCTGACCATCGACTTCACCGGCACCTCGCCGCAGGCCAAGGGCCCGATCAACCACGCGGGCGACTACGCCGACGGCGTGTTCCTCAAGAAGTGGCTGGCCCCGATCCTGCGCAACCTGGCCGACACGCCCGAGCGCATGGCCGAGCTGGACGTCAACGAGGGCGTCGTGCCGCTCATCAAGATGATCTTCCCGGAGAAGGGCACGCTCCTCACGCCCGTCTTCCCCGCCCCGACGAACGCCCGCACGTTCGTCATCCTGCGCCTGCTCGGCGTGCTCGCCGGCGTGCTGGCCAAGGCCACCGGCGGGCGGATGCCGGCCGACCAGGAGACGATCCGCTACACCGGCGTGTACGGCACCGACACCGACGGCCGGCCCTACCTCATGCGCGAGGTCCTGGGCGGCGGCTCCGGCGGGCGCTGGTACGCCGACGGCGAGGACACCATCCACGTCGTGCCCGACTCGCGCAACATCCCGGTCGAGTTCGCCGAGGCGCGCTGGCCGTTCCGGGTCGAGCGGCTGGGGCTCGCCTGCGACTCCGGCGGGCCCGGCATGTTCAGGGGCGGGCTCGGCTACGACAAGCACATCCGGGTGCTGCGGGACGCCTCGTACATGTCGATCGCCGACCGCTCGATCCTGTCGTGCTGGGGCGTCAACGGCGGCCTGGCCGGGCGGCCCTTCCGCGTCGAGGTCAACGGCAAGGAGATGGACGGCCTGGTGGACGACTTCCCGGTGCACGCCGGGGAGATCATCCGCATCCGCACCACCGGGGGCGGCGGCTGGGGCTCCCCCTACGACCGCGATCCGCGCGCGGTCGCGGCCGACGTCCGCGACGGCAAGGTCTCGATCGCCGGCGCGCTCGGCGACTACGGCGTGGTGCTGGACGGCGACCGCATCGACGAGCGGGGCACCGCCGAGCTGCGCGCCACGCTGCGGCCCCCGTCCAACCGCTTCTTCGACCGGGGGCCGGGCTACGCCCGGCTGTCGGGTGGCCGGGCCCAGGCGGACGTGGACGAGCTGTGA
- a CDS encoding hydantoinase/oxoprolinase family protein, translated as MRSVRIGVDTGGTFTDVVAVDEQTGEILTTKTPSTPANPADGFLAGIAKLSELDGGGGFDVGGIVHGTTVATNQLLEDRISGLGFITTEGFEFILEIARQSVPDGYGNSYFWVKPPRIVPVHHVRAVGGRLDHLGEEVRPFSEEQAVEAARWFRSRGINAIGVCFLHSYANPEHERRMREVLWREHPEAVISLSSDVLREYREYERSVTTLVDAAVKPAMRGYLANLSTRLGRPFSVMKSNGGILSAREVVNQPITTVLSGPAAGALGAALIASTAGHKSVITLDGGGTSTDVAVVIDGEPSITTEGSIGRYPCKIPMIDIATVGAGGGSVAWISPEGTLKVGPRSAGADPGPICYGKGGTEVTVTDAHVFLGRVPPHLLGGEIPLDAEAARAGVEALADKLGLTPERTATGILEISAFNQSNAIRRLTVKRGLDVRDFPLVTFGGSGPLLACRLIDILGLPSVVVPRDPGNVSAFGLLTVDVKNDYVRTYVTRDLSLDRAAEIFHDLEHQAAEALEREGFDDPVHIRSADLRYYGQGYEVRVPAPAGEIDAGWQAEVVERFHEAHEKLYGYAYRDDPRHAVEWVNLRVSGVGPITRPALRPLDKPGAGATSVRAVHFDETRDTPIHQRAALGPGATVKGPAVIEEYGSTIPIHPGFTATVDAYGNVEVKRD; from the coding sequence ATGCGAAGCGTACGAATCGGAGTGGACACCGGAGGGACGTTCACCGACGTGGTCGCGGTGGACGAGCAGACCGGTGAGATCCTCACCACGAAGACCCCTTCGACGCCCGCGAACCCGGCCGACGGGTTCCTCGCGGGCATCGCCAAGCTGAGCGAGCTCGACGGCGGCGGCGGCTTCGACGTGGGCGGCATCGTGCACGGCACGACCGTCGCCACGAACCAGCTGCTGGAGGACCGCATCTCGGGGCTCGGCTTCATCACCACCGAGGGGTTCGAGTTCATCCTGGAGATCGCCAGGCAGAGCGTCCCCGACGGCTACGGCAACTCCTACTTCTGGGTCAAGCCGCCCCGGATCGTCCCGGTGCACCACGTGCGCGCCGTCGGCGGGCGGCTCGACCACCTGGGCGAGGAGGTGCGGCCGTTCTCGGAGGAGCAGGCCGTCGAGGCGGCCCGCTGGTTCAGGAGCAGGGGCATCAACGCGATCGGCGTGTGCTTCCTGCACTCCTACGCCAACCCGGAGCACGAGCGGCGCATGCGCGAGGTGCTGTGGCGCGAGCACCCGGAGGCGGTGATCTCGCTCTCCAGCGACGTGCTGCGCGAGTACCGCGAGTACGAGCGCTCGGTCACCACGCTGGTGGACGCCGCCGTCAAGCCCGCGATGCGCGGCTACCTCGCCAACCTGTCCACCCGGCTCGGCCGCCCGTTCTCGGTGATGAAGTCCAACGGCGGCATCCTGTCGGCCCGCGAGGTCGTCAACCAGCCGATCACCACGGTCCTTTCGGGCCCGGCGGCCGGCGCGCTCGGCGCGGCGCTCATCGCCTCAACCGCCGGCCACAAGTCGGTGATCACGCTGGACGGCGGCGGCACCTCGACCGACGTGGCCGTGGTGATCGACGGAGAGCCGTCCATCACCACCGAGGGCTCGATCGGGCGCTACCCGTGCAAGATCCCGATGATCGACATCGCGACGGTCGGCGCGGGCGGCGGCTCGGTCGCGTGGATCTCCCCGGAGGGCACGCTCAAGGTCGGCCCGCGCTCCGCCGGGGCCGACCCCGGCCCGATCTGCTACGGCAAGGGCGGCACCGAGGTCACGGTCACCGACGCGCACGTCTTCCTCGGCCGCGTGCCGCCGCACCTGCTGGGCGGCGAGATCCCGCTGGACGCCGAGGCCGCCCGCGCCGGCGTCGAGGCCCTCGCCGACAAGCTCGGCCTCACCCCCGAGCGCACCGCGACCGGCATCCTGGAGATCAGCGCGTTCAACCAGAGCAACGCGATCCGCCGGCTCACCGTCAAGCGAGGGCTGGACGTGCGGGACTTCCCGCTGGTGACCTTCGGCGGGTCGGGGCCGCTGCTGGCGTGCCGGCTGATCGACATCCTGGGGCTGCCCTCGGTCGTCGTCCCGCGCGACCCCGGCAACGTCTCGGCGTTCGGGCTGCTCACGGTGGACGTCAAGAACGACTACGTGCGCACGTACGTCACCCGCGACCTGTCGCTCGACAGGGCCGCGGAGATCTTCCACGACCTGGAGCATCAGGCGGCGGAGGCGCTGGAGCGCGAGGGCTTCGACGACCCCGTCCACATCCGCAGCGCCGACCTGCGCTACTACGGCCAGGGCTACGAGGTGAGGGTCCCCGCCCCGGCCGGGGAGATCGACGCCGGCTGGCAGGCCGAGGTCGTCGAGCGCTTCCACGAGGCGCACGAGAAGCTGTACGGCTACGCCTACCGCGACGACCCCCGCCACGCCGTCGAATGGGTCAACCTGCGCGTCTCGGGCGTCGGCCCCATCACCCGCCCGGCTCTCCGTCCGCTGGACAAGCCGGGGGCGGGCGCGACCTCCGTACGGGCCGTGCACTTCGACGAGACCCGCGACACGCCGATCCACCAGCGCGCCGCGCTCGGCCCCGGCGCGACGGTGAAGGGGCCCGCGGTCATCGAGGAGTACGGCTCGACCATCCCCATCCACCCCGGTTTCACCGCCACCGTGGACGCCTACGGCAACGTGGAGGTCAAGCGTGACTGA
- a CDS encoding SRPBCC family protein has product MRVAGSAVIGVQKDQLWAALQDPAVLVRTIPGCERLEETGPGAYRMTVNAGVASIKGVYQGEVVLTEPVPCEGFTLKARGQGAPGTVEATVQLRLSEADGAGGAGGTRVDYDAEAVIGGMIGGVGQRMLGSVAKRTAGEFFSAVEQHLCADSASAEPPVLAEAVATGTAAGPVQGAGAVQGAWPIQGAGPVQEGLAAQGAGAVYERPPKPDTRTSTRPWVMLASFGAGAGVALAGVAVGWLLARTGRRPRA; this is encoded by the coding sequence ATGCGAGTGGCGGGCAGCGCCGTGATCGGCGTGCAGAAGGATCAGCTGTGGGCGGCGCTCCAGGACCCGGCGGTGCTGGTACGCACCATCCCGGGCTGCGAGCGGCTGGAGGAGACCGGGCCGGGGGCGTACCGGATGACGGTCAACGCCGGCGTGGCCTCCATCAAGGGCGTCTACCAGGGGGAGGTCGTGCTGACCGAGCCGGTGCCGTGCGAGGGCTTCACGCTCAAGGCCCGGGGGCAGGGCGCGCCCGGCACCGTGGAGGCGACCGTGCAGCTCCGCCTCAGCGAGGCGGACGGCGCGGGGGGCGCGGGCGGCACCCGCGTGGACTACGACGCCGAGGCGGTGATCGGCGGGATGATCGGCGGCGTCGGGCAGCGCATGCTCGGCTCGGTGGCCAAGCGGACGGCGGGCGAGTTCTTCTCCGCCGTCGAGCAACACCTCTGCGCCGACTCGGCCTCCGCCGAACCTCCCGTCCTCGCCGAGGCCGTCGCGACAGGGACGGCGGCCGGGCCGGTCCAGGGGGCGGGGGCGGTGCAGGGCGCCTGGCCGATCCAGGGGGCCGGGCCGGTCCAAGAGGGCTTGGCGGCCCAGGGCGCCGGGGCCGTCTACGAGCGGCCGCCCAAGCCTGACACCCGCACCTCCACCCGTCCATGGGTGATGCTCGCCTCCTTCGGAGCCGGTGCGGGCGTGGCGCTCGCGGGCGTCGCCGTGGGCTGGCTGCTCGCCAGGACCGGCCGCCGCCCCCGCGCCTGA